The proteins below are encoded in one region of Phaseolus vulgaris cultivar G19833 chromosome 1, P. vulgaris v2.0, whole genome shotgun sequence:
- the LOC137815253 gene encoding F-box protein At1g67340-like, giving the protein MSSSDMPFTSKRRKTCPEKTSDFFESLPDDLLLSILCKLSATASSPSDFINVLVTCKRLNSLGLHSLVLSKASHKTFLVKPQNWCDSVHRFLKHCADAGNIEACYTLGMIRFYCLQNRGSGASLMAKAAMNSHAPALYSLAVIQFNGSGGTKNDKDLRAGVALCARAAFLGHVDALRELGHCLQDGYGVKQNVAEGRRFLLQANARELAAVLSTVGNKRPWVTWNLPVPHPRLRLGTGSGCPLLSDYGCNVPASETHPASKFLSEWFVIRSGSLGSGMRLCSHSGCGRPETRRHEFRRCSVCGVVNYCSRACQALDWKFRHKAECAPVERWLNDDGEDVAAGENGDGDDEIMANS; this is encoded by the exons ATGTCTTCTTCAGACATGCCCTTCACTTCCAAAAGACGAAAAACATGTCCGGAGAAAACCTCCGACTTCTTCGAATCTTTGCCGGACGATCTTCTTCTCTCTATCCTCTGCAAGCTCAGTGCCACAGCATCTTCACCCTCCGATTTTATCAATGTCTTAGTAAC GTGCAAGAGACTAAACTCTCTGGGCCTTCACTCTCTCGTGTTGTCCAAAGCATCCCATAAAACATTCTTGGTCAAACCTCAAAATTGGTGTGATTCTGTTCACCGTTTCCTCAAACACTGTGCCGACGCCGGAAACATTGAAGCCTGTTACACCCTTGGCATG ATTCGGTTTTATTGTCTGCAAAACAGAGGGAGCGGCGCGTCGCTGATGGCGAAGGCGGCGATGAACTCTCACGCGCCGGCGTTGTATTCTCTCGCCGTTATACAGTTCAACGGAAGCGGTGGCACGAAAAACGACAAGGACCTTCGGGCCGGAGTGGCGCTGTGCGCACGCGCGGCTTTTCTGGGTCATGTCGACGCGCTGCGTGAGCTTGGTCATTGCTTGCAAGACGGTTACGGCGTTAAGCAGAACGTGGCAGAAGGTCGACGTTTTTTGTTGCAAGCCAACGCGCGAGAACTCGCCGCCGTGCTCTCCACCGTGGGTAATAAGCGTCCCTGGGTGACGTGGAACCTCCCGGTTCCGCACCCGCGACTCCGTTTGGGAACCGGGTCGGGTTGTCCTTTGTTGAGTGATTACGGTTGCAACGTGCCGGCGTCGGAGACTCATCCGGCGAGTAAGTTTTTATCGGAGTGGTTTGTTATTCGGAGCGGGTCGCTTGGGTCGGGTATGAGACTGTGTTCACATTCGGGTTGCGGGCGACCCGAGACGAGGAGACACGAGTTTCGAAGGTGTTCGGTGTGCGGTGTAGTGAATTATTGCTCACGCGCGTGTCAGGCGCTTGACTGGAAATTCCGGCACAAGGCGGAATGTGCCCCCGTTGAGAGGTGGCTCAATGACGACGGGGAAGATGTCGCCGCCGGCGAGAATGGCGACGGTGACGACGAAATCATGGCAAATAGTTAG
- the LOC137815254 gene encoding uncharacterized protein → MGPVVLSQLATGLSVLAGAVIVKSVMDQKPMAGPFSRCPTCNGTGRVTCLCSRWSDGDVGCSTCSGSGRMACSSCGGSGTGRPLPAKIAIRPPSRPS, encoded by the coding sequence ATGGGTCCGGTGGTGCTCAGCCAACTCGCCACCGGTCTGAGCGTGCTGGCCGGAGCGGTCATCGTGAAGTCGGTCATGGACCAGAAGCCCATGGCCGGCCCATTCAGCCGCTGCCCCACCTGCAACGGAACCGGTCGAGTCACCTGCCTCTGTTCGCGTTGGTCCGACGGCGACGTCGGATGCTCCACGTGTTCCGGGTCGGGTCGCATGGCCTGCAGCAGTTGCGGCGGCTCCGGCACCGGTCGACCCTTGCCGGCCAAAATCGCGATTCGCCCTCCCAGCCGCCCCTCTTAA